A genomic region of Magnolia sinica isolate HGM2019 chromosome 6, MsV1, whole genome shotgun sequence contains the following coding sequences:
- the LOC131248353 gene encoding elongation factor G-2, chloroplastic-like: protein MAAESVRISASGTAFRNVNGSRGPHHPLPSPRFLSPKTFTRSIRPFSASDFFGNVRLRSKSTVSISHERKAGLSVVAMANEEGKREVPLKDYRNIGIMAHIDAGKTTTTERILYYTGRNYKIGEVHEGTATMDWMEQEQERGITITSAATTTFWNNHRINIIDTPGHVDFTLEVERALRVLDGAICLFDSVAGVEPQSETVWRQADKYGVPRICFVNKMDRLGANFFRTRDMIVTNLGAKPLVIQLPIGAEDKFQGVIDLLKMKAIIWSGEELGAKFVYEDIPADLQDLAQDYRIQMIETVIDLDDTAMENYLEGVEPDEQTMKKLIRKGTIAGNFVPLLCGSAFKNKGVQPLLDAVVDYLPSPIEVPPMVGTDPENPEVAIERAASDDEPFAGLAFKIMSDPFVGSLTFVRVYAGKLMAGSYVLNANKGKKERIGRLLEMHANSREDVKTALAGDIVALAGLKDTITGETLCDPEKPIVLERMDFPDPVIKVAIEPKTKADVDKMAVGLIKLAQEDPSFHFSRDEEINQTVIEGMGELHLEIIVDRLKREFKVEANVGAPQVNYRESISRISEVKYVHKKQSGGAGQFADITVRFEPMEAGSGYEFKSEIKGGAVPKEYIPGVMKGLEECMSNGVLAGYPVVDIRAVLVDGSYHDVDSSVLAFQLAARGAFREGVRKAGPRMLEPIMKVEVVTPEEHLGDVIGDLNSRRGQINNFGDKPGGLKVVDALVPLAEMFQYVSTLRGMTKGRASYTMQLAKFDVVPQHIQNQLSAKEQEVAA, encoded by the exons atggcagcTGAATCGGTTAGAATATCGGCCTCCGGTACGGCTTTCCGAAACGTCAATGGctcccgtgggccccaccaccctcTCCCTTCTCCCCGCTTCCTCTCTCCCAAAACTTTCACCCGCAGCATTCGCCCATTCTCAGCCTCCGATTTCTTCGGAAACGTCCGCCTCAGGTCGAAATCAACGGTCTCGATTTCCCATGAACGAAAAGCAGGGCTTTCTGTGGTGGCCATGGCTAATGAAG AGGGAAAGCGGGAAGTACCCCTAAAAGATTATCGTAACATCGGAATTATGGCCCACATAGATGCAGGAAAGACTACTACTACTGAACGGATTCTCTACTACACTGGAAGAAATTACAAGATAGGGGAGGTGCATGAGGGAACTGCTACAATGGACTGGATGGAACAGGAACAAGAAAGAGGCATTACTATAACATCCGCTGCAACTACCACCTTTTGGAATAATCACCGGATTAACATTATTGACACTCCTGGCCATGTCGACTTCACGCTTGAAGTGGAACGGGCCCTCAGAGTCTTGGATGGTGCTATATGCTTGTTCGACAGTGTTGCTGGTGTCGAACCCCAGTCTGAAACTGTATGGAGACAAGCTGATAAGTATGGAGTCCCTAGAATATGCTTTGTTAATAAGATGGATCGTCTTGGAGCGAACTTTTTTAGAACAAGGGACATGATAGTCACAAACTTGGGGGCTAAACCTCTTGTTATTCAACTACCGATAGGTGCAGAAGATAAGTTTCAAGGGGTTATTGATCTTCTGAAAATGAAAGCCATAATCTGGTCAGGAGAAGAATTAGGTGCGAAATTCGTATATGAGGACATCCCAGCTGATCTCCAGGACTTAGCTCAAGATTACAGAATTCAAATGATTGAAACTGTGATTGACCTGGATGATACAGCAATGGAAAACTACCTGGAAGGAGTTGAACCTGATGAACAAACCATGAAGAAATTAATCAGAAAGGGAACCATTGCTGGCAATTTCGTTCCACTATTATGTGGCTCGGCATTTAAAAACAAGGGTGTCCAGCCATTGCTTGATGCTGTTGTGGATTACTTGCCTTCACCAATCGAAGTGCCACCAATGGTGGGGACTGACCCTGAGAATCCAGAAGTTGCTATTGAAAGGGCTGCGAGTGATGATGAACCATTTGCTGGACTGGCATTCAAGATCATGAGTGACCCATTTGTAGGATCTCTTACATTTGTCAGAGTGTATGCAGGAAAGTTAATGGCAGGCTCCTATGTACTAAATGCAAACAAAGGGAAGAAGGAGAGAATCGGAAGACTTCTAGAGATGCATGCTAATAGCAGGGAGGATGTCAAGACAGCTTTAGCGGGTGACATTGTTGCTCTCGCTGGTTTGAAAGATACGATCACTGGTGAAACGCTATGTGATCCAGAGAAGCCTATTGTACTTGAGCGGATGGATTTCCCTGATCCTGTTATTAAGGTTGCGATAGAACCCAAGACCAAAGCCGATGTTGATAAGATGGCAGTTGGGCTGATCAAGCTTGCTCAAGAAGACCCATCTTTTCACTTCTCAAGGGATGAAGAGATCAACCAGACTGTTATTGAAGGAATGGGGGAGCTGCATCTTGAGATCATTGTTGATCGGCTGAAGAGGGAATTCAAG GTTGAAGCGAATGTAGGTGCACCACAAGTGAACTACCGTGAAAGCATCTCTAGAATCTCAGAAGTAAAATATGTCCACAAGAAACAATCTGGAGGAGCCGGCCAGTTTGCAGATATTACAGTGAGGTTTGAACCCATGGAGGCAGGAAGTGGGTATGAATTCAAGAGCGAAATAAAAGGAGGTGCGGTCCCAAAAGAATACATCCCAGGTGTGATGAAAGGATTGGAGGAATGCATGAGCAATGGTGTACTTGCTGGCTATCCTGTTGTTGATATCCGTGCTGTGTTAGTTGATGGCTCCTACCACGATGTTGACTCAAGTGTCTTGGCATTCCAGCTGGCAGCTCGAGGTGCCTTCCGGGAGGGTGTGAGAAAAGCAGGTCCAAGAATGCTGGAACCTATCATGAAAGTTGAAGTTGTCACACCTGAAGAGCACTTGGGTGATGTGATTGGTGATCTTAACTCGAGGAGAGGCCAGATCAACAACTTTGGTGATAAGCCTGGGGGCCTTAAG GTGGTGGATGCGCTGGTACCACTGGCAGAAATGTTTCAATATGTGAGCACACTCCGAGGAATGACAAAAGGACGTGCATCTTACACCATGCAGTTGGCCAAGTTCGATGTCGTCCCACAACACATTCAGAACCAGCTCTCTGCAAAAGAGCAAGAGGTTGCTGCTTGA
- the LOC131248354 gene encoding 21 kDa protein-like — translation MEGDGRCSQPFHVLGALLILIFLISDIKTCSASTKVEPHIKASAEFIRSSCTVTTYPRVCFQSLSAHASDIHTSPRKLAHVALSVSLSAARSTLAVLSKLSAGNHLKPREAGAMSDCIKTIGDSVDELQQSLEEMGHLNGPQFNSRMDNIKTWVSAAVTDEDTCMDGFAGNAMNGDIKNKVRGHVVNIAQLTSNALALISHLS, via the coding sequence ATGGAAGGTGATGGCAGGTGTAGCCAACCATTCCATGTTCTTGGGGCCCTTCTCattctcatcttcctcatctctGACATTAAAACATGCTCAGCATCGACAAAGGTCGAGCCCCACATCAAAGCCAGCGCCGAGTTCATTCGAAGTTCATGCACTGTGACCACCTATCCACGAGTCTGCTTCCAATCTCTCTCTGCCCATGCAAGTGACATTCACACCAGCCCTAGAAAACTAGCCCACGTCGCATTATCTGTGAGCCTATCAGCCGCCCGATCGACTTTGGCCGTGTTATCGAAGCTATCTGCAGGAAATCACTTGAAGCCTAGAGAGGCAGGCGCGATGAGCGACTGCATCAAGACGATAGGTGATTCGGTTGATGAGCTCCAACAATCTTTAGAGGAGATGGGGCACCTGAATGGGCCACAATTCAATAGTCGGATGGACAACATCAAGACATGGGTGAGCGCCGCTGTGACGGATGAGGATACGTGCATGGATGGCTTCGCTGGAAATGCCATGAATGGCGACATCAAGAACAAGGTGAGGGGCCATGTCGTGAATATTGCGCAGCTGACAAGCAATGCTTTGGCGCTTATCAGCCACCTCTCGTAG